In Galactobacillus timonensis, the genomic window GTGGCCGACGTTCAGGCCGTTGAGAAACACTTCGCATTCCTGGTCGACGGCTTCGAAGTTGAGCATGATCCGACGCTGAGAGTCGACGGGATAGGTGAAACTGCGCCGGCACCAGAGAATCTGATGGGGCAGCAGCCGGTCGTCGCTGCCGGACAGCAGGCTGCCCAGGGCAAAGGGGACGAGGATGGTTTTCCAGCCGGATTTGAGGGCCGGCTCCTCATTTTCTTTGGTGATCTGATATTCCCATGGGCCGTTGAGGTTGAGCCAGTTGTCCCTTACGAGCATGGGGCGTGGATATTCCGGAAGGATGTGCTGATAGTCCAGCTTTTTTCCAAAACGTGTGAGCGGAGTCATTGGCTGTCTCCTTTCCCGTGACGCAGGGCATTGATTATGGCACCGGCCATTGCCGCAATTGTCATCAGCAGGAATGCGATGCCCATGGAGAAGAGCGTAGCCTGGCTGCGGGCGGTCGTGAATGCATAGAGCGCTTCAACAAGGGCGCTGACAATGCACATGGTGATGCCGGCGTAAAGAAGGGGTTTCCGCTGGCTGTAGAGGATGTTCAGCAGCCAGGAGAAAAAGAAGCTGATCAGAAGAAAGAGAATCAACGATGCGTTAAAGATCTGATAGCTGCGGCTGCGCAGCAGAACAATCACCAGCAGGGACATGCCAAAACCCAACGCGGCGCCGGTTAAAACGATGCTGACGATGTTCCGGTTGTTTTTGTTTTCTGCGTTCTTCTGCCTCATTCTGCTATTCTAGCATCATTCCATGCAGGCACGAAAAGGCATAGAATGGTGAGAAAAAGAGGGAAGCGAAGATGACAGTAAGAAGAGCAGAGGCAAAGGATATTCCGGTTTTGAAGACACTGCTGATGGAGGTGCTCAACATCCATGCCCAGGGGCGACCGGATATTTTTGTGCCGAATACGACGAAGTATACGGATGAAGAACTGGTGAAAATGATCAGTGATCCAAGGACGCCGATCTTTGTCTATGACGAAGATGGAACGGTTCTTGGCTATGCCTTCTGCATTTATAAGGAGCGTGCGCATTCCAACAACATGACGGACATCAGGACGCTGTTCATTGATGATCTGTGCGTGGACGCGGCTGCGCGTGGGAAACATGTCGGTGAATCGCTGTATCACTATGTAAAGGACTATGC contains:
- a CDS encoding GNAT family N-acetyltransferase, with the translated sequence MTVRRAEAKDIPVLKTLLMEVLNIHAQGRPDIFVPNTTKYTDEELVKMISDPRTPIFVYDEDGTVLGYAFCIYKERAHSNNMTDIRTLFIDDLCVDAAARGKHVGESLYHYVKDYARANGFYHVTLNVWSFNEKAIGFYEAMGLKPMEYVMEEVLK